One genomic segment of Vespa velutina chromosome 10, iVesVel2.1, whole genome shotgun sequence includes these proteins:
- the LOC124952377 gene encoding transcription elongation factor, mitochondrial-like isoform X1, which translates to MLIQRIKCHDNVIFNFMTTKVGRTIANYRSFNLQKLDMLRQYTNCNLSVKQIRFVLYPYSRLMHSNRSNKNELHDNYAYNNYILKILNDETIDYFKRYRIPQSLAIKLHLYRDKYGSYKSLKDILEVQDMTKELLNIFIQSIINDKQFKIMCNFKKSIILPLADIPQDQISTILGIHIGTNIISWTLLESKENVLDWNYENFLQIPKNDDTFELFNLAWKLKFKIPKADVYVMDELNFNYNMSKSVKYIRTFLQKEKLKAMILAFLSEKNLSKVFMLKLENNEISSLPKNVYLLKHEKLVKLFDLYIGNEIISSKNVINRLLCEEDCINNKEKDPVGVYIQRDIMHRYNNQVDYIKDQMNWSLLIALTFLQLGVLGKYDYDFV; encoded by the exons ATGTTGATACAGCGAATCAAATGTCacgataatgtaatatttaattttatgacGACAAAAGTTGGAAGAACTATAGCTAACTACAGAAGTTTTAACT TACAAAAACTGGATATGCTTAGACAATATACAAATTGTAATTTATCTGTAAAACAAATTCGATTTGTATTATATCCTTATAGTAGACTGATGCACTCTAATAGAAGCAATAAGAATGAATTACACGATAATTATgcctataataattatattttgaaaatattaaatgatgaaacaattgattattttaaaag gtATCGGATCCCTCAATCGCTTGCAATTAAATTGCACTTATATCGTGATAAATATGGTtcatataaatcattaaaagatatattagaaGTACAAGATATgacaaaagaattattaaatatatttatacaatcaattattaatgataagcAGTTTAAAATAATGtgcaattttaaaaaatcaattattttgcCTTTGGCAGATATCCCACAAGAT caAATATCTACTATATTGGGAATTCATATaggaacaaatattattagttGGACATTACTTGAAtctaaagaaaatgtattggactggaattatgaaaattttttacaaattccaAAAAATGATGATACTTTCGAACTATTTAATTTg gcTTGGAAATTGAAGTTTAAAATTCCTAAGGCTGATGTTTATGTAATGGATGAATTGAATTTCAATTACAACATGTCGAAATCTGTAAAGTATATACGAACATTtttacagaaagaaaaattgaaagcaATGATTTTAGCTTTCttatcagaaaaaaatttatcaaagg tttttatgttgaaattagaaaataacgaaatttcATCACTCCCAAAGAATGTTTACCTCCTGAAACATGAGAAACTTGTGAAACTGTTTGACCTTTATATAGgtaacgaaataatatcttctaaaaatgtaattaatagattattatGTGAAGAAGAttgcataaataataaagaaaaagatcctgttggtgtatatatacagaggGACATAATGCATAGATATAACAACCAAGTAGATTACATAAAAGATCAAATGAATTGGTCTTTATTGATTGCTTTAACGTTCTTACAATTAGGTGTTCTTGGAAAATATGATTATGACTTTGTTTAA
- the LOC124952289 gene encoding AT-rich interactive domain-containing protein 4B isoform X3: MDVFDQSLERHGSAKTAGGSSMIEKTDCDLANCEMEVTREIQTGLVEATRKITEKEEKEIDEKNEDGTTTAATTTTTTTCSESSCTLSDKFVPECFLEEEEEEEEEEDDDDDDGDDDDDERMQVDENVETQPKTIIDVFSGSLSSSSPLPSPSPLSSPSPSSSSSSLSSSSSSPSSSSSLSRKRPAGSDFLSIDSDAKRIGVEMSEEETNQLRNDVKRLSPVEISLRERTLGEISLTPDSRLFCEDVNNVTSENLSSSNVSRMIRHRQSMINDFVVDSNDDSTKTRSKSKIYKIDATIENDECTSSVEIMENVECKLHRNKDNIDDDVDNDDDDDDDDNDDDDDDNDNEDDDDDNSCCSTSFRENEILPCEDIDEVVDKSKANTSDVVKSEKEGTDSLRRLVVMLNRVDEEIKDKKTDLKECEDNVVSATRPRKITREDATTIKDNVYETMLKSSLSSRKLIVVLNRIDMKEAVKKEKENVDGCVDRSIVESMADCRTKIDSTMQKICTRSSSLQKRLDMNNIVSTKDRYTEENNKSDSMLLDNSHSVVVLSCIKKRNNDVSNLRQAELNEEVENVGSETKRAFSSTVSIVAKYNDSISLDSNGIAFDQGTRYSIRNKTKTITDEELGEKEELRVEKNVPRRNSVLQKSNKEEVPSSGAAVVIEKLEEEEEVVLATSSIMPNEEEDDRLQNLDTSDLDSSETTTPGSPEEALEASADVQEAIDTETETETGSDSSEIPTSMPIVRIRDTSCEREDIADAANNCPENETLCCDEIASEMITRLEPEKPEPFTEDSAESLALTAGARDEVRSDGSDSGLGSEIPGDPGPAPAPESDSETSFLDRIPDDILSDKEKAVNQLESFVPETSVPGASQATLATFRNPPKSNLKRRLTDCMEGEPSPKRSNTTEEPMKKKRNIHFDAVTVYYFPRAQGFTCVPSQGGSTLGMSATHTHAERFSLSEHAAEQRRLHRARLAQLRSERAANCATEAASSSEDPSDDTDEEPSDNEELDIDSYYFLQPVPTWQRRALLRAAGVRRIDAVEKDECRDIRASREHCGCGCKGYCDPESCPCSRANVKCQVDRAGFPCGCTRDGCANSSGRIEFNPVRVRTHFIHTLMRLELEKKQREEEGTDHEGTDNQNNKSGPLRDINLGSLIDNSNTEACITGGGFTTLHYENHDAGNGSSNCQPEVPGTREDSLDLYAIRDDCYPNEDTVDGTQSGQRKLHPEFSQAFQTFSGQTAGFNFSRNFNRCPEAQVSRITRSMGKMAHLCRTVARYILGNILPITRLTSRKTNRPDRNIQI, translated from the exons ATG GATGTCTTCGATCAAAGCCTGGAACGTCACGGGTCCGCCAAGACGGCCGGTGGTTCGAGCATGATCGAGAAGACTGATTGTGATCTCGCGAATTGTGAGATGGAGGTCACGCGGGAGATCCAGACAGGCCTAGTAGAAGCAACGCGTAAGATTacggagaaggaagaaaaggaaattgatgaaaagaatgaagatggtacaacaacagcagcaacaacaacaacaacaacgacttGCAGCGAATCGAGCTGCACTCTTTCGGACAAATTCGTTCCCGAATGTTTtctggaagaagaagaagaagaagaagaagaagaagatgatgatgatgatgatggtgatgatgatgatgatgaacgTATGCAGGTTGATGAGAATGTCGAAACCCAACCGAAGACGATCATTGACGTCTTTTCGGGTTctttgtcatcgtcatcaccATTGCCCTCACCTTCGCCATTGTCTTCGCCTTCGCCTTCGTCTTCATCCTCATCtttgtcttcgtcttcgtcttcaccttcgtcttcttcgtcgttgtcAAGAAAGAGACCAGCCGGTAGCGACTTTCTGTCGATCGACTCGGATGCCAAGAGAATCGGCGTGGAGATGTCCGAGGAAGAAACGAATCAGTTGAGAAACGACGTCAAAAGACTTTCTCCCGTTGAGATAAGCCTTCGAGAACGTACGCTAGGTGAGATCTCATTGACTCCGGATTCACGGTTGTTTTGCGAAGATGTCAATAATGTCACTTCAGAGAATTTATCATCGTCTAATGTTTCTCGAATGATTCGTCATAGGCAATCCATGATTAATGATTTTGTTGTCGATTCTAATGACGATAGTACGAAGACACGATCAAAGtctaaaatttacaaaattgatGCGACGATTGAAAACGACGAGTGTACAAGTAGCGTTGAAATCATGGAGAACGTCGAATGTAAATTGCATCGTAACAAGGATAACATAGATGATGACGttgataatgatgacgatgacgatgatgacgacaatgatgatgatgatgatgataatgataatgaagatgatgatgatgacaatTCCTGTTGCTCGACGTCGTTTCGTGAGAATGAAATTCTCCCTTGTGAAGACATCGACGAAGTCGTTGACAAGTCCAAAGCCAATACGTCTGACGTCGTAAAGTCGGAGAAAGAAGGTACAGATTCTCTGCGTCGTTTGGTTGTCATGCTGAATCGTGTAGACGAAGAGATCAAAGATAAGAAGACGGATCTTAAGGAATGCGAAGACAATGTTGTTAGTGCGACGAGACCGAGGAAGATTACTCGAGAAGACGCTACAACTATAAAGGACAATGTGTACGAGACGATGCTAAAGAGTTCTTTGTCGTCTCGTAAACTGATCGTAGTGCTAAATCGTATAGACATGAAGGAAGCtgttaaaaaggagaaagaaaatgttgatGGATGCGTTGATAGAAGTATAGTCGAGTCTATGGCAGATTGTCGAACAAAAATTGATAGTACGATGCAAAAAATATGTACTCGTTCGTCTTCCTTGCAAAAGCGATTAGACATGAACAATATTGTAAGTACGAAAGATAGATACAcggaagaaaataacaaaagcgATTCGATGCTACTCGATAATAGTCATTCGGTAGTCGTGTTGTCTTGtattaagaagagaaataacgaTGTAAGCAATTTGAGGCAAGCCGAATTAAACGAGGAAGTTGAAAATGTAGGTTCGGAAACGAAAAGGGCATTTTCCTCGACGGTGTCCATTGTGGCTAAATATAATGATTCAATTTCGTTGGACTCGAATGGAATAGCGTTTGATCAAGGCACACGTTattcgataagaaataaaacgaaaacgatCACCGATGAGGAGCTCGGTGAGAAGGAAGAATTGCgagttgaaaaaaatgttccaAGGAGAAATAGCGTTTtacaaaaatcaaataaagaaGAGGTGCCTAGCAGTGGAGCGGCGGTGGTGATCGAGAAActcgaagaagaggaggaagttGTTCTAGCGACGTCATCGATTATgccgaacgaagaagaagacgatcgTCTGCAAAATCTTGATACGTCTGATTTAGATTCGTCCGAGACAACAACACCAGGTTCACCAGAAGAAGCGCTGGAAGCTTCTGCAGATGTCCAGGAAGCGATTGATACCGAGACGGAAACCGAGACCGGTTCCGACAGTTCCGAAATACCAACGTCCATGCCGATTGTTCGTATTCGCGATACCAGCTGCGAAAGAGAAGACATAGCCGATGCAGCGAATAATTGTCCCGAGAATGAGACTCTCTGCTGCGACGAGATAGCGTCCGAGATGATAACCAGGCTCGAACCAGAAAAACCAGAACCTTTCACCGAGGATTCCGCGGAGAGTTTAGCATTGACGGCTGGTGCAAGGGACGAGGTTAGATCCGACGGGAGCGATTCTGGCCTTGGAAGCGAAATACCTGGGGATCCTGGACCAGCACCAGCTCCAGAGAGCGATTCCGAAACGTCTTTTCTCGATAGAATACCGGATGATATTCTTTCCGACAAGGAAAAAG ctGTGAACCAATTGGAGAGCTTTGTGCCGGAAACGAGTGTCCCTGGGGCATCGCAAGCTACGTTAGCGACGTTCCGTAATCCTCCGAAAAGCAATCTTAAACGTAGACTGACTGATTGTATGGAAGGAGAACCGAGTCCTAAAAGAAGTAATACTACCGAGGAAcctatgaaaaagaaaagaaacattcatTTTGATGCCGTCACCGTTTACTATTTTCCTCGAGCGCAAGGTTTCACTTGCGTTCCTTCGCAA GGCGGTAGTACTCTAGGTATGAGTGCTACTCATACGCACGCCGagagattttctctttccgaACATGCGGCCGAGCAAAGGAGATTGCATCGGGCTAGATTGGCGCAATTACGTTCAGAACGTGCAGCAAATTGCGCTACGGAGGCCGCTTCGAGTTCGGAAGATCCGAGCGACGATACTGACGAAGAACCCAGTGACAACGAGGAGCTCGACATCGACAGTTATTACTTTCTACAGCCTGTACCAACGTGGCAGAGACGAGCGCTTCTTCGTGCGGCCGGTGTACGTAGGATAGATGCCGTCGAGAAGGACGAATGTCGAGACATCCGTGCGAGTCGAGAACACTGCGGCTGTGGATGTAAGGGATATTGCGATCCGGAAAGTTGTCCTTGCAGCAGAGCGAACGTCAAGTGCcag GTCGATCGTGCCGGTTTCCCTTGCGGTTGTACCCGGGACGGTTGTGCCAACAGCTCCGGTAGGATAGAATTTAATCCGGTACGAGTGCGGACACACTTCATACACACGTTGATGCGGCTCGAGTTAGAGAAGAAGCAAcgcgaagaagaaggaactgATCACGAGGGCACCGACAATCAGAATAACAAAAGCGGACCATTGCGAGATATCAATTTGGGTTCCCTAATAGACAATTCAAATACGGAAGCGTGTATAACCGGTGGTGGTTTTACAACGTTACACTATGAAAATCATGATGCCGGCAATGGCAGTTCGAATTGTCAACCAGAAGTACCTGGTACGCGAGAAGATAGTTTAGATCTTTATGCTATAAGAGACGATTGTTATCCGAACGAAGACACGGTCGATGGTACGCAGAGTGGCCAAAGAAAATTGCATCCCGAATTTAGTCAAGCTTTTCAAACAT
- the LOC124952377 gene encoding transcription elongation factor, mitochondrial-like isoform X4, whose protein sequence is MHSNRSNKNELHDNYAYNNYILKILNDETIDYFKRYRIPQSLAIKLHLYRDKYGSYKSLKDILEVQDMTKELLNIFIQSIINDKQFKIMCNFKKSIILPLADIPQDQISTILGIHIGTNIISWTLLESKENVLDWNYENFLQIPKNDDTFELFNLAWKLKFKIPKADVYVMDELNFNYNMSKSVKYIRTFLQKEKLKAMILAFLSEKNLSKVFMLKLENNEISSLPKNVYLLKHEKLVKLFDLYIGNEIISSKNVINRLLCEEDCINNKEKDPVGVYIQRDIMHRYNNQVDYIKDQMNWSLLIALTFLQLGVLGKYDYDFV, encoded by the exons ATGCACTCTAATAGAAGCAATAAGAATGAATTACACGATAATTATgcctataataattatattttgaaaatattaaatgatgaaacaattgattattttaaaag gtATCGGATCCCTCAATCGCTTGCAATTAAATTGCACTTATATCGTGATAAATATGGTtcatataaatcattaaaagatatattagaaGTACAAGATATgacaaaagaattattaaatatatttatacaatcaattattaatgataagcAGTTTAAAATAATGtgcaattttaaaaaatcaattattttgcCTTTGGCAGATATCCCACAAGAT caAATATCTACTATATTGGGAATTCATATaggaacaaatattattagttGGACATTACTTGAAtctaaagaaaatgtattggactggaattatgaaaattttttacaaattccaAAAAATGATGATACTTTCGAACTATTTAATTTg gcTTGGAAATTGAAGTTTAAAATTCCTAAGGCTGATGTTTATGTAATGGATGAATTGAATTTCAATTACAACATGTCGAAATCTGTAAAGTATATACGAACATTtttacagaaagaaaaattgaaagcaATGATTTTAGCTTTCttatcagaaaaaaatttatcaaagg tttttatgttgaaattagaaaataacgaaatttcATCACTCCCAAAGAATGTTTACCTCCTGAAACATGAGAAACTTGTGAAACTGTTTGACCTTTATATAGgtaacgaaataatatcttctaaaaatgtaattaatagattattatGTGAAGAAGAttgcataaataataaagaaaaagatcctgttggtgtatatatacagaggGACATAATGCATAGATATAACAACCAAGTAGATTACATAAAAGATCAAATGAATTGGTCTTTATTGATTGCTTTAACGTTCTTACAATTAGGTGTTCTTGGAAAATATGATTATGACTTTGTTTAA
- the LOC124952377 gene encoding transcription elongation factor, mitochondrial-like isoform X3, whose protein sequence is MLRQYTNCNLSVKQIRFVLYPYSRLMHSNRSNKNELHDNYAYNNYILKILNDETIDYFKRYRIPQSLAIKLHLYRDKYGSYKSLKDILEVQDMTKELLNIFIQSIINDKQFKIMCNFKKSIILPLADIPQDQISTILGIHIGTNIISWTLLESKENVLDWNYENFLQIPKNDDTFELFNLAWKLKFKIPKADVYVMDELNFNYNMSKSVKYIRTFLQKEKLKAMILAFLSEKNLSKVFMLKLENNEISSLPKNVYLLKHEKLVKLFDLYIGNEIISSKNVINRLLCEEDCINNKEKDPVGVYIQRDIMHRYNNQVDYIKDQMNWSLLIALTFLQLGVLGKYDYDFV, encoded by the exons ATGCTTAGACAATATACAAATTGTAATTTATCTGTAAAACAAATTCGATTTGTATTATATCCTTATAGTAGACTGATGCACTCTAATAGAAGCAATAAGAATGAATTACACGATAATTATgcctataataattatattttgaaaatattaaatgatgaaacaattgattattttaaaag gtATCGGATCCCTCAATCGCTTGCAATTAAATTGCACTTATATCGTGATAAATATGGTtcatataaatcattaaaagatatattagaaGTACAAGATATgacaaaagaattattaaatatatttatacaatcaattattaatgataagcAGTTTAAAATAATGtgcaattttaaaaaatcaattattttgcCTTTGGCAGATATCCCACAAGAT caAATATCTACTATATTGGGAATTCATATaggaacaaatattattagttGGACATTACTTGAAtctaaagaaaatgtattggactggaattatgaaaattttttacaaattccaAAAAATGATGATACTTTCGAACTATTTAATTTg gcTTGGAAATTGAAGTTTAAAATTCCTAAGGCTGATGTTTATGTAATGGATGAATTGAATTTCAATTACAACATGTCGAAATCTGTAAAGTATATACGAACATTtttacagaaagaaaaattgaaagcaATGATTTTAGCTTTCttatcagaaaaaaatttatcaaagg tttttatgttgaaattagaaaataacgaaatttcATCACTCCCAAAGAATGTTTACCTCCTGAAACATGAGAAACTTGTGAAACTGTTTGACCTTTATATAGgtaacgaaataatatcttctaaaaatgtaattaatagattattatGTGAAGAAGAttgcataaataataaagaaaaagatcctgttggtgtatatatacagaggGACATAATGCATAGATATAACAACCAAGTAGATTACATAAAAGATCAAATGAATTGGTCTTTATTGATTGCTTTAACGTTCTTACAATTAGGTGTTCTTGGAAAATATGATTATGACTTTGTTTAA
- the LOC124952377 gene encoding transcription elongation factor, mitochondrial-like isoform X2, which produces MLIQRIKCHDNVIFNFMTTKVGRTIANYRSFNLQKLDMLRQYTNCNLSVKQIRFVLYPYSRLMHSNRSNKNELHDNYAYNNYILKILNDETIDYFKRYRIPQSLAIKLHLYRDKYGSYKSLKDILEVQDMTKELLNIFIQSIINDKQFKIMCNFKKSIILPLADIPQDQISTILGIHIGTNIISWTLLESKENVLDWNYENFLQIPKNDDTFELFNLAWKLKFKIPKADVYVMDELNFNYNMSKSVKYIRTFLQKEKLKAMILAFLSEKNLSKENNEISSLPKNVYLLKHEKLVKLFDLYIGNEIISSKNVINRLLCEEDCINNKEKDPVGVYIQRDIMHRYNNQVDYIKDQMNWSLLIALTFLQLGVLGKYDYDFV; this is translated from the exons ATGTTGATACAGCGAATCAAATGTCacgataatgtaatatttaattttatgacGACAAAAGTTGGAAGAACTATAGCTAACTACAGAAGTTTTAACT TACAAAAACTGGATATGCTTAGACAATATACAAATTGTAATTTATCTGTAAAACAAATTCGATTTGTATTATATCCTTATAGTAGACTGATGCACTCTAATAGAAGCAATAAGAATGAATTACACGATAATTATgcctataataattatattttgaaaatattaaatgatgaaacaattgattattttaaaag gtATCGGATCCCTCAATCGCTTGCAATTAAATTGCACTTATATCGTGATAAATATGGTtcatataaatcattaaaagatatattagaaGTACAAGATATgacaaaagaattattaaatatatttatacaatcaattattaatgataagcAGTTTAAAATAATGtgcaattttaaaaaatcaattattttgcCTTTGGCAGATATCCCACAAGAT caAATATCTACTATATTGGGAATTCATATaggaacaaatattattagttGGACATTACTTGAAtctaaagaaaatgtattggactggaattatgaaaattttttacaaattccaAAAAATGATGATACTTTCGAACTATTTAATTTg gcTTGGAAATTGAAGTTTAAAATTCCTAAGGCTGATGTTTATGTAATGGATGAATTGAATTTCAATTACAACATGTCGAAATCTGTAAAGTATATACGAACATTtttacagaaagaaaaattgaaagcaATGATTTTAGCTTTCttatcagaaaaaaatttatcaaagg aaaataacgaaatttcATCACTCCCAAAGAATGTTTACCTCCTGAAACATGAGAAACTTGTGAAACTGTTTGACCTTTATATAGgtaacgaaataatatcttctaaaaatgtaattaatagattattatGTGAAGAAGAttgcataaataataaagaaaaagatcctgttggtgtatatatacagaggGACATAATGCATAGATATAACAACCAAGTAGATTACATAAAAGATCAAATGAATTGGTCTTTATTGATTGCTTTAACGTTCTTACAATTAGGTGTTCTTGGAAAATATGATTATGACTTTGTTTAA
- the LOC124952375 gene encoding bifunctional purine biosynthesis protein ATIC yields the protein MASGKLALLSVSDKTNLLPLSKKLHEIGLTLIASGGTAKSLRESGLPVKDVSDITGAPEMLEGRVKTLHPAVHAGILARLTESDQRDLEKQNYDLISIVVCNLYPFVKTISKPDVKIDDAIENIDIGGVTLLRAAAKNHSRVTVVCDPNDYEKVIKELETSSDKDTSIQTRQMLALKAFTHTAEYDNAISDFFRKQYSAGISQLTLRYGMNPHQKPAQIFTTLDKLPLTVVNGSPGFINLCDALNGYQLVKELKTALKLPAATSFKHVSPAGAAVGVSLNDVQAKLCQVDDLINQLTPLSIAYARARGADRMSSFGDFVALSDPCDIATAKIISREVSDGIIAPGYSEEALQILKKKKNGSYCILQIDPTYEPSVMEHKVLFGLTMEQRRNDAIINNQTFQNIVSNAKEIPETAMRDLIVATIAVKYTQSNSVCYAKDGQIIGIGAGQQSRIHCTRLAGDKADNWWLRQHPKVVGMKFKKGIKRAEISNAIDNYVNGSIGKDMDESTWAAMYEEVPEKLSEDDKKEWIKKLSDVAISSDAFFPFRDNVDRAKVSGVTYIASPAGSTNDEVVIQACNEHKIVLCHTNLRLFHH from the exons atggcATCAGGAAAACTAG CTCTTCTAAGTGTCTCAGACAAGACCAACTTACTTCCACTTAGTAAAAAATTACATGAAATAGGTTTAACTTTAATTGCATCTGGTGGTACTGCTAAATCATTGAGAGAATCTGGACTTCCAGTTAAAGATGTTTCCGATATAACTGGAGCACCCGAAATGCTTGAAGGCCGTGTAAAAACTCTTCATCCAGCTGTTCATGCtg gTATATTGGCTAGACTTACAGAATCTGATCAAAGAGATCTTGAAAAGCAAAATTATGACCTTATTAGTATAGTAGTATGCAATTTGTATCCTTTTGTAAAAACTATATCAAAGCCTGATGTAAAAATTGATGATGccatagaaaatattgatattggAGGTGTTACTCTATTACGTGCAGCAGCAAAAAATCATTCTAGAGTTACAGTTGTTTGTGATCCAAATGATTATGAAAAAGTGATTAAAGAATTAGAAACATCTTCTGACAAAGACACATCTATTCAAACCAg ACAAATGTTAGCTCTGAAAGCATTTACACATACTGCAGAGTATGATAATGCAATTTCAGATTTTTTCCGTAAACAATATAGTGCTGGTATTTCACAACTTACTCTTAGATACGGAATGAATCCTCATCAGAAACCAGCACAAATATTTACAACTTTGGATAAATTACCATTAACAGTTGTTAATGGTTCTCCAGGTTTCATTAATCTATGTGATGCACTAAATGGTTATCAATTagtgaaagaattaaaaactgCTTTGAAATTGCCAGCTGCAACATCTTTCAAACACGTTAGCCCAGCAGGTGCAGCAGTTGGTGTTTCATTGAATGATGTACAAGCAAAATTATGTCAAGTAGATGATCTTATTAATCAGTTAACACCTTTATCTATTGCTTATGCTCGAGCAAGAGGTGCAGATAGAATGTCTAGTTTTGGTGATTTTGTGGCATTATCTGATCCATGTGATATTGCAACCgctaaaattatttcaag GGAAGTTTCTGATGGTATAATTGCTCCTGGTTATTCAGAAGAAGCTCttcaaattttaaagaaaaaaaaaaatggtagcTATTGTATATTACAAATTGATCCAACGTATGAACCATCTGTAATGGAACATAAAGTTCTTTTTGGACTTACAATGGAGCAAAGGCGTAATGatgcaattattaataatcaaactTTCCAAAATATTGTTTCTAATGCAAAAGAAATACCAGAGACAGCTATGCGAGACTTAATTGTGGCAACTATTGCTGTAAAATATACTCAAAGTAATTCAGTATGCTATGCAAAAGATGGACAAATTATTGGAATTGGTGCAGGTCAACAGTCGAGAATTCATTGTACACGATTAGCTGGAGATAAAGCCGATAATTG gTGGCTCCGACAGCATCCTAAAGTAGTTGGTATGAAATTCAAGAAAGGTATAAAAAGAGCTGAAATTTCTAATGCTATTGACAATTACGTCAATGGATCTATTGGAAAAGACATGGACGAATCCACTTGGGCAGCTATGTATGAAGAAGTTCCTGAGAAACTCTCtgaagatgataaaaaagaatggattAAAAAACTAAGCGACGTTGCTATTAGTAGTGATGCTTTCTTTCCATTTAGAGATAATGTGGACAGAGCTAAAGTG AGTGGAGTTACTTATATCGCTAGTCCTGCTGGTTCTACTAACGATGAAGTGGTAATTCAAGCGTGTAATGAACACAAAATTGTATTGTGCCATACAAACCTGAGATTATTTCATCATTAA